The Pyrococcus horikoshii OT3 genome includes a window with the following:
- the glmU gene encoding bifunctional sugar-1-phosphate nucleotidylyltransferase/acetyltransferase, which translates to MKAVILAAGKGERLRPLTDDRPKPILKIANKPIIEYILENLDPFVDEFIIVVKYKKEKIIETLGDEFHGKPITYVVQGDEEGTARAIYSAKDAIIDEEFFAINGDIYFEQEAIRGLLHTYRKMKADGGIVVKKFENLSQLGLVEVKNNLVKKIIEKPGKMEGFANLGIYIFNSEVFDFIEETEKSERGEYEITDTINIMIERGKRIVYFEYKGFWSDIGRPWDLLEVNEYILKTKLKHNIRGTVEEGATIIPPVEIGEGTIVRSGSYIIGPVKIGKNCRIGPNCFIRPYTSIGDNCHIGNAVEVKNSIIMDNSNAPHLNYVGDSIIGENTNLGAGTITANLRHDNKTVKVEIKGNLEDSGRRKLGAIIGHNVKTGINVSIYPGRKIGSGALVGPGVIVDKNIPPGVLVVAKQEKMVTKR; encoded by the coding sequence ATGAAAGCGGTAATACTTGCCGCAGGAAAGGGAGAGAGGCTAAGACCTTTAACGGATGACAGACCTAAACCTATTTTGAAGATTGCAAATAAGCCAATTATAGAGTACATACTTGAGAATCTAGATCCATTCGTTGATGAATTTATAATTGTAGTTAAATACAAAAAGGAGAAAATAATTGAAACCCTTGGCGATGAATTCCATGGAAAGCCAATAACGTACGTTGTCCAAGGGGATGAAGAAGGAACTGCAAGGGCTATATATTCAGCAAAGGATGCCATCATTGATGAGGAATTTTTCGCCATAAATGGCGATATATACTTTGAACAGGAAGCCATTAGGGGACTTCTACACACCTACAGGAAAATGAAGGCAGATGGTGGAATCGTGGTTAAAAAGTTTGAAAACCTATCCCAATTGGGGCTTGTTGAGGTTAAGAATAATCTAGTAAAAAAGATAATAGAAAAGCCAGGAAAAATGGAAGGCTTTGCAAATCTTGGAATTTACATCTTTAACAGTGAAGTCTTTGACTTCATTGAAGAAACGGAAAAAAGTGAAAGGGGAGAGTACGAGATTACCGATACTATCAATATAATGATAGAGAGGGGAAAGAGGATAGTATATTTTGAATATAAAGGATTTTGGAGTGATATAGGTAGACCATGGGATCTTCTCGAGGTTAACGAGTACATCCTTAAGACGAAGCTCAAACATAACATTAGGGGAACTGTGGAGGAAGGGGCTACTATAATTCCTCCAGTCGAAATAGGGGAAGGAACTATAGTAAGATCTGGTAGCTATATCATTGGTCCAGTAAAAATTGGAAAGAACTGTAGGATAGGGCCAAACTGCTTCATTAGGCCATACACTAGCATAGGAGATAACTGTCATATAGGGAACGCAGTCGAAGTTAAGAACTCGATAATCATGGATAACTCAAATGCCCCCCATCTCAACTACGTTGGAGATTCGATAATAGGAGAAAATACGAACCTTGGGGCCGGTACCATTACCGCTAACCTAAGGCACGATAACAAGACGGTAAAGGTTGAGATTAAAGGTAACCTCGAAGATTCCGGAAGAAGGAAGCTTGGAGCAATAATAGGGCATAACGTGAAAACTGGAATAAACGTGAGCATATATCCGGGAAGAAAAATTGGAAGTGGAGCTCTTGTAGGCCCTGGAGTAATAGTCGATAAAAACATCCCCCCAGGAGTTTTAGTGGTAGCTAAACAGGAAAAGATGGTGACAAAAAGATGA
- a CDS encoding DUF835 domain-containing protein: MIYSLVPYINLFSRITLLGASSYRAVKTRESGWILLSFAFLLSTLDVEEYILKPLGIQIQGNHYLFTFLPSFYIGILFLMTTFLLREHQISPRGVIIIGSTFIIFHIWTFAMAVNLFNNDFTLIGLLPSLILGGSLIFLSVSLLEYVNRKSIEILFPIGVGSVGLLNLTYPVTRNIHTISDMLFLVAAIFRLIAAIGAIKMVTFVPKAPKNIKVISKPGAYWTENEEKGLNLISTMNPVIITRKRDLNIKTPAIVYWITKVKEGEIGENIYAILPTNIGILTDLIYRAFKVGYNAVYIDCIEYLILENGTKATLKFLYNAKDIVLSNKGTIVLVINPKALGEQELKIIEKEFQKI, from the coding sequence ATGATATATTCCCTTGTTCCTTACATAAATTTATTTTCTAGGATCACCTTGCTTGGGGCATCTTCTTATAGGGCCGTAAAAACTAGGGAAAGTGGATGGATCCTTTTGTCCTTTGCATTCCTTTTATCAACTCTAGATGTAGAGGAGTATATTTTAAAACCCTTAGGTATTCAAATCCAGGGAAATCATTATCTATTTACCTTCTTACCTAGCTTCTACATAGGAATTCTATTTTTAATGACCACATTTTTACTAAGGGAACATCAAATAAGTCCCAGAGGGGTTATAATTATTGGGAGCACATTCATAATATTCCATATATGGACGTTCGCGATGGCCGTGAATCTCTTTAACAATGACTTTACCCTAATAGGACTCCTACCGTCGTTAATCCTTGGAGGTTCCCTCATATTCTTATCGGTTAGCCTGCTTGAATATGTGAATAGAAAAAGCATAGAAATTCTGTTTCCAATTGGAGTTGGATCTGTAGGTTTACTTAACTTAACGTATCCCGTAACGAGAAATATTCACACAATTTCAGACATGTTATTTTTAGTTGCGGCAATATTTAGGCTTATTGCGGCCATAGGAGCAATTAAAATGGTAACTTTCGTTCCAAAGGCCCCAAAGAACATCAAAGTCATATCAAAGCCGGGAGCATATTGGACTGAAAACGAGGAAAAAGGGCTAAATCTTATTTCCACTATGAACCCAGTCATAATAACAAGGAAAAGAGATCTAAACATTAAAACCCCCGCCATTGTCTATTGGATAACGAAGGTAAAAGAGGGAGAAATTGGAGAGAACATTTATGCCATTCTACCGACGAATATAGGAATACTTACCGATTTAATTTATAGGGCCTTCAAAGTTGGATATAATGCGGTATATATTGACTGCATTGAGTATTTGATCCTAGAGAATGGAACAAAGGCGACTCTAAAGTTCCTCTACAATGCAAAAGACATAGTATTAAGCAACAAAGGAACGATAGTCCTTGTGATAAATCCAAAAGCCCTTGGAGAACAGGAACTTAAAATAATTGAAAAAGAATTTCAAAAAATTTAG
- a CDS encoding acetate--CoA ligase family protein, which yields MNEVNLDFLFYPESVAVIGASHVPGKVGNGILRSLVNNFRGKIYAVNVKGGEIEVNGKKFKVYKSIKDVPDKVDVAVIAVPAKFVPEVIDECGEKGVKGVVVISAGFKEAGRADLEEELVKRAKKWGIRVVGPNCLGVTNLENGFDCNFNPPERQARPKFGPIAFMSQSGAFGAAILDWAARHEVGMSKFISLGNMADLDESDFMLYLKNDPKTKVITAYIEGVKDGKKFFNVAKETTKVKPVIVLKAGRTEAGAKAAASHTGSLAGSYRIYEAVFEQTGILAAKSMRQLFNYAKALAMQKPANGDRVAIVTNGGGAGVMMSDGLLERGLKLAELSEETKDKFRKAIEEGKLPEHMSYANPVDVIGDAPSSRYELAINYVLEDPNVDILAVIALFQSPALDEGIVDVMDRVKKYGKPIVFIAPGGEFPEKIARRIEKVGVPVFETVEDGVDAVYALVKYGKYLSEL from the coding sequence ATGAATGAAGTGAACCTTGATTTCTTGTTTTATCCGGAGAGTGTTGCAGTAATTGGAGCTTCTCATGTTCCTGGAAAAGTAGGGAATGGGATATTAAGATCCCTTGTAAATAACTTCAGAGGGAAAATATATGCTGTCAACGTTAAAGGTGGAGAAATAGAGGTGAATGGAAAGAAATTCAAGGTATATAAGAGTATAAAGGATGTACCCGACAAGGTTGATGTTGCTGTAATTGCCGTTCCAGCGAAGTTCGTTCCTGAGGTAATAGATGAATGTGGAGAAAAGGGAGTTAAGGGAGTTGTGGTAATATCTGCGGGATTCAAGGAAGCTGGTAGGGCTGATTTAGAGGAAGAGTTAGTGAAGAGGGCGAAGAAATGGGGAATTAGGGTTGTTGGACCAAACTGTCTAGGTGTTACAAATTTAGAGAATGGATTTGATTGTAACTTTAACCCCCCAGAGAGGCAGGCTAGGCCAAAGTTTGGACCAATAGCATTCATGAGCCAGAGTGGAGCTTTTGGTGCAGCAATCCTAGACTGGGCGGCCAGGCATGAAGTGGGAATGAGCAAATTCATAAGCTTAGGAAACATGGCCGATCTTGATGAAAGCGACTTTATGTTATACCTTAAGAACGATCCAAAGACGAAGGTGATAACAGCTTATATTGAGGGAGTAAAGGACGGAAAGAAGTTTTTCAATGTTGCAAAAGAAACAACTAAAGTTAAACCGGTCATAGTTCTTAAGGCTGGGAGAACTGAAGCTGGAGCAAAGGCCGCGGCTTCTCACACAGGTTCATTGGCCGGAAGTTATAGGATCTATGAAGCAGTGTTTGAACAGACTGGAATTTTAGCCGCAAAGAGCATGAGGCAACTCTTTAATTACGCAAAGGCCCTAGCAATGCAAAAACCTGCTAATGGGGATAGGGTTGCTATAGTAACGAACGGTGGTGGAGCTGGAGTCATGATGAGCGATGGTTTACTAGAGAGAGGATTGAAACTTGCTGAGCTTAGCGAAGAAACAAAGGATAAATTTAGGAAAGCGATTGAGGAAGGTAAGTTACCGGAGCACATGAGTTATGCAAATCCAGTTGATGTTATAGGTGATGCTCCCTCTAGCAGGTACGAACTAGCGATAAATTACGTCCTTGAGGATCCAAACGTGGATATACTCGCCGTGATAGCTCTCTTTCAGAGTCCAGCTTTAGACGAGGGAATAGTGGATGTCATGGATAGGGTCAAGAAGTACGGAAAGCCGATAGTCTTCATAGCTCCTGGTGGAGAATTTCCGGAGAAAATAGCCAGAAGAATTGAGAAAGTTGGGGTTCCAGTCTTCGAAACCGTGGAAGATGGTGTTGATGCTGTATACGCTTTAGTTAAGTATGGTAAGTATCTATCTGAGCTCTAA